In one window of Streptomyces sp. FXJ1.172 DNA:
- a CDS encoding TadE family type IV pilus minor pilin — MRGCERGADRGFVTAEAAVVLCVLVAFTMALVGGLLVVAAQIQCVDAARTGARAAARQDPADAVVTVTREAAPRGARVSVEREGDQVRVTVVARPAVLGGLPLEVREQAVALSEETVGAREGAP, encoded by the coding sequence GTGCGCGGATGTGAGCGGGGCGCGGACCGGGGGTTCGTGACCGCGGAGGCGGCCGTGGTGCTCTGTGTGCTGGTGGCGTTCACGATGGCGCTGGTCGGGGGGCTGCTCGTGGTGGCGGCACAGATCCAGTGCGTGGACGCGGCCCGCACGGGCGCCCGGGCCGCCGCCCGGCAGGATCCGGCCGACGCGGTGGTGACGGTGACCCGGGAGGCGGCGCCGCGCGGGGCCCGCGTGAGCGTGGAGCGCGAGGGAGACCAGGTCCGGGTGACCGTGGTGGCCAGACCGGCAGTGCTCGGCGGGCTGCCCCTCGAGGTCCGTGAGCAGGCCGTCGCACTGTCCGAGGAGACGGTGGGAGCGCGGGAGGGGGCGCCGTGA
- a CDS encoding DUF4244 domain-containing protein: MNRKIKETALRLRERCRKDAGMVTSEYAMGIIAAVGFALLLYEVVTSGEVRAELQAIVKKALSARM; encoded by the coding sequence ATGAACCGGAAGATCAAGGAAACGGCGCTGCGGCTGCGGGAGAGGTGCCGGAAGGACGCCGGCATGGTGACGTCCGAGTACGCGATGGGGATCATCGCGGCCGTCGGATTCGCGTTGCTGCTCTACGAGGTCGTCACCAGCGGCGAGGTCCGGGCGGAGCTGCAGGCCATCGTGAAGAAGGCCCTCAGTGCGCGGATGTGA
- a CDS encoding type II secretion system F family protein: MSGEVVHRLGMAAFSVPGLGWAVWRLDLARRRRRARRRVAGLLGADLARARPSFQIAGVMQRWLPPAGAVCGVWVLAGGLTGAVLGLAVGVGLWRWRSRQTAPRRAEPVDTAAAARQLPLAADLLAACITAGAGPVVAAQAVGEALGGPVGQALARGAAEVRLGGEPAGAWRRLAALPGAQALARLLERADESGLPAAGPAARLASDARARWSRTATARARRAAVLISAPVGLCFLPAFIAVGVLPVVIGLAGGAMGGR, encoded by the coding sequence ATGAGCGGGGAAGTTGTCCACAGGCTGGGGATGGCCGCCTTCTCGGTGCCGGGACTCGGCTGGGCGGTGTGGCGGCTGGACCTGGCTCGGCGACGGCGCCGGGCGCGACGGCGGGTGGCCGGGCTGCTGGGAGCGGACTTGGCACGCGCCAGGCCGTCGTTCCAGATCGCGGGCGTGATGCAGCGGTGGCTGCCGCCGGCCGGGGCGGTGTGCGGGGTGTGGGTGCTGGCCGGCGGCCTGACCGGCGCGGTCCTGGGGTTGGCCGTCGGCGTCGGACTGTGGCGGTGGCGCAGCCGGCAGACGGCGCCGCGGCGGGCGGAGCCGGTGGACACCGCCGCGGCCGCGCGCCAACTCCCGCTCGCCGCCGATCTGCTGGCCGCCTGCATCACGGCCGGTGCCGGCCCGGTGGTCGCCGCCCAGGCGGTGGGGGAGGCGCTCGGCGGACCTGTCGGGCAGGCGCTGGCGCGGGGCGCGGCAGAGGTACGGCTGGGTGGTGAACCGGCCGGTGCCTGGCGCCGGTTGGCCGCGCTGCCCGGCGCACAGGCGCTGGCGCGGCTGCTGGAGCGGGCCGACGAGTCCGGACTGCCGGCGGCCGGGCCGGCCGCCCGCCTCGCCTCGGACGCACGCGCGCGGTGGTCCCGCACGGCGACGGCCCGGGCCCGGCGTGCCGCCGTGCTGATCTCCGCGCCCGTCGGCCTGTGCTTCCTGCCGGCGTTCATCGCGGTCGGTGTGCTCCCGGTCGTGATCGGACTCGCGGGCGGCGCGATGGGAGGGAGGTGA
- a CDS encoding type II secretion system F family protein produces MTAALICLGALVWHMGGRHYGMRRARLLLADGATAAAGPPAWERASVELRRLRGRFGAEWWALAAGLLLALLGASVIPVVAGAAGVPVLRRVRLARQAGRTRERRADAVIALCGALAGEVRAGRQPGEALLRAARDCGGLGDAQAAVVAAARFGGDVPGALAAAARQPGAEGLLGLAACWRVAVDQGAGLAAGLDRLDAALRAERDQRADLQAQLAGARATAVLLAVLPALGLLLGTAMGAHPLHVLLHTGPGLACLVVGTAFEAAGLGWAARIVRGAEAV; encoded by the coding sequence ATGACGGCCGCGCTGATCTGTCTCGGCGCGCTGGTCTGGCACATGGGCGGGCGGCACTACGGGATGCGGCGGGCACGGCTGCTGCTCGCGGACGGCGCAACCGCGGCGGCCGGACCGCCCGCATGGGAGCGGGCGAGCGTGGAACTACGCAGGCTGCGCGGCCGGTTCGGGGCCGAGTGGTGGGCGCTTGCGGCCGGGCTGCTGCTCGCGCTGCTGGGCGCCTCGGTGATTCCGGTCGTCGCGGGGGCGGCCGGGGTGCCGGTGCTGCGCCGGGTGCGGCTGGCCCGCCAGGCCGGGCGGACCCGGGAGCGGCGCGCCGACGCGGTGATCGCCCTGTGCGGGGCCCTGGCCGGGGAGGTGCGCGCCGGACGGCAGCCGGGCGAGGCGCTGCTGCGGGCCGCGCGGGACTGCGGCGGGCTCGGCGACGCGCAGGCGGCCGTGGTCGCGGCGGCACGGTTCGGCGGGGACGTGCCCGGTGCGCTCGCCGCGGCGGCCCGGCAGCCGGGTGCCGAGGGCCTGCTCGGGCTGGCCGCGTGCTGGCGGGTGGCCGTGGACCAGGGTGCCGGACTCGCGGCCGGCCTGGACCGGCTGGACGCTGCCCTGCGCGCCGAGCGGGACCAACGGGCCGATCTGCAGGCGCAGTTGGCGGGCGCCCGGGCGACCGCGGTGCTCCTCGCCGTCCTGCCCGCCCTCGGCCTGCTTCTCGGCACGGCCATGGGCGCCCACCCGCTCCACGTCCTGCTGCACACCGGCCCCGGACTCGCCTGCCTGGTGGTCGGTACGGCGTTCGAGGCGGCCGGGCTGGGATGGGCGGCCCGGATCGTACGGGGAGCGGAGGCGGTGTGA
- a CDS encoding TadA family conjugal transfer-associated ATPase — protein MTLPGLDRADGAALLDGVRRRLAESGAEPTPARVAQALREQGRVLGDAEVLGAAAHLRSELVGSGPLEPLLADPDVTDVLVSAPDRVWVDRGGGLELTGVTFPDPAAVRRLAQRLAAVAGRRLDDARPWADARLPDGTRLHAVLPPVAVGCTCLSLRVVRPRAFTLEELVAAGTVPPDGDRILRALLAARLSFLISGGTGSGKTTLLSALLGLAGADERIVLAEDSAELRPDHPHVVRLETRPANQEGAGLVTLEDLVRQALRMRPDRLVVGEVRGPEVVHLLAALNTGHEGGCCTVHANAAADVPARLEALATAAGLDRAALHSQLAAALCVVLHVVRDRSGRRRIAEVHVLERDATGLVRTVPALRRGERAFVRERGWERLRHLLDGAGEFGEDWEK, from the coding sequence ATGACACTCCCCGGACTCGACCGGGCCGACGGCGCCGCCCTGCTCGACGGTGTACGGCGCCGGCTCGCCGAGAGCGGCGCCGAACCCACCCCCGCGCGCGTGGCCCAGGCCCTGCGCGAACAGGGCCGGGTGCTCGGCGACGCCGAAGTCCTCGGCGCGGCCGCCCACCTGAGAAGCGAACTGGTCGGCAGTGGCCCCCTGGAGCCGCTGCTCGCCGATCCGGACGTCACCGACGTCCTGGTGTCCGCCCCGGACCGGGTGTGGGTCGACCGCGGCGGCGGCCTGGAGCTGACCGGAGTGACCTTCCCCGACCCCGCGGCGGTCCGGCGCCTCGCGCAGCGGCTGGCCGCCGTGGCCGGACGGCGCCTGGACGACGCCCGGCCGTGGGCGGACGCCCGGCTGCCCGACGGCACCCGGCTGCACGCCGTGCTGCCCCCGGTCGCCGTCGGCTGTACCTGCCTGTCCCTGCGCGTCGTACGGCCCCGGGCGTTCACCCTGGAGGAACTGGTCGCGGCCGGCACGGTGCCGCCCGACGGGGACCGGATCCTCAGGGCGCTGCTGGCGGCCCGGCTGTCCTTCTTGATCAGCGGCGGCACCGGAAGCGGCAAGACGACCCTGCTCAGCGCCCTGCTGGGCCTGGCCGGCGCGGACGAGCGGATCGTGCTCGCCGAGGACTCGGCCGAGCTGCGGCCCGACCACCCGCACGTCGTCCGCCTGGAGACCCGGCCCGCCAACCAGGAGGGTGCGGGCCTGGTCACCCTGGAGGACCTCGTCCGGCAGGCGCTGCGGATGCGGCCCGACCGGCTGGTCGTCGGCGAGGTGCGCGGACCCGAGGTCGTGCATCTGCTCGCGGCCCTCAACACCGGCCACGAAGGGGGCTGTTGCACGGTCCACGCCAACGCCGCCGCGGACGTCCCGGCCCGGCTGGAGGCGCTGGCCACGGCCGCGGGGCTCGACCGGGCCGCACTGCACAGCCAGTTGGCGGCCGCCCTCTGCGTGGTCCTGCATGTCGTACGGGACCGGTCCGGGCGGCGCCGGATCGCCGAGGTGCATGTGCTGGAGCGGGACGCCACGGGGCTGGTGCGGACGGTCCCGGCCCTGCGCCGGGGCGAGCGGGCCTTTGTGCGGGAGCGGGGCTGGGAACGGCTGCGGCACCTGCTCGATGGCGCGGGCGAGTTCGGGGAGGACTGGGAAAAGTGA
- the ssd gene encoding septum site-determining protein Ssd, translating to MTGTVTHDPPPGTSDRPGRPLIVTEDPELLDDLLRLCAAAGATPEVHHGVPDHGGGWDTAPLVLVGDDAARRVGGAARRRGVVLVGRDQDDSGVWKRAVQIGADHVLMLPDGEQWLVDRIADVAEGAGRPALTVGVIGGRGGAGASTLACALAVTSAREGLRTLLVDADPLGGGLDVLLGGESAEGLRWPAFAASRGRVGGGALEESLPELHKLRVLSWDRGDCVAVPHQAVRAVLAAARRRGGTVVVDLPRRLDDGVAEALAQLDLALLVVPAELRAVAAAGRVASAVGMVVRDVRVAVRGPYAPGLDGREAARLLGLPLAGEVPVEPALLRPQGGAKPPGATGRGPLARFCTAFWERALAEAGGSR from the coding sequence GTGACCGGAACTGTCACTCACGACCCGCCGCCCGGCACCTCGGACCGGCCGGGCCGGCCGCTCATCGTCACCGAGGACCCCGAGCTGCTGGACGACCTGTTGCGCCTGTGCGCGGCCGCAGGTGCCACACCCGAGGTCCACCACGGCGTACCGGACCACGGCGGTGGCTGGGACACGGCCCCGCTCGTGCTGGTCGGCGACGACGCCGCCCGGCGTGTCGGCGGGGCCGCGCGCCGGCGCGGAGTGGTGCTGGTCGGCCGTGACCAGGACGACTCGGGAGTGTGGAAGCGAGCCGTCCAGATCGGCGCCGACCACGTCCTGATGCTGCCAGACGGCGAGCAGTGGCTGGTCGACCGCATCGCCGACGTCGCCGAGGGAGCCGGCCGCCCGGCCCTCACCGTCGGGGTGATCGGCGGCCGGGGCGGAGCCGGTGCCTCCACGCTCGCGTGTGCCCTCGCCGTCACCTCCGCGCGCGAGGGCCTGCGCACCCTCCTGGTGGACGCCGACCCGCTCGGTGGCGGACTCGACGTACTCCTCGGCGGAGAGAGCGCCGAAGGGCTGCGCTGGCCCGCCTTCGCCGCCTCCCGCGGGCGGGTAGGCGGTGGCGCGCTGGAGGAGTCGCTGCCGGAGCTGCACAAGCTGCGCGTGCTCAGCTGGGACCGCGGAGACTGCGTCGCCGTCCCGCACCAGGCGGTGCGCGCGGTGCTCGCCGCCGCCCGGCGGCGCGGCGGCACGGTCGTGGTCGACCTGCCCCGGCGCCTCGACGACGGCGTCGCCGAAGCCCTCGCCCAGCTCGACCTGGCCCTGCTCGTCGTCCCCGCCGAACTGCGGGCGGTCGCCGCCGCCGGGCGGGTGGCGTCCGCCGTCGGCATGGTCGTACGCGATGTGCGAGTTGCCGTACGCGGGCCGTACGCGCCCGGCCTGGACGGCAGGGAGGCGGCCCGGCTGCTCGGCCTGCCGCTGGCCGGTGAGGTCCCCGTCGAACCGGCACTGCTGCGCCCGCAGGGCGGCGCGAAACCGCCCGGCGCGACCGGCCGCGGCCCGCTCGCCCGCTTCTGCACGGCCTTCTGGGAGCGTGCGCTGGCCGAGGCCGGAGGCAGCCGATGA
- a CDS encoding HAD family hydrolase, with protein sequence MLGDVENHSLPRAAAFFDLDKTVIAKSSTLTFSKSFYQGGLINRRAALRTAYAQFVFLAGGLDHDQMERMREYLSALCRGWNVQQVREIVAETLHDLIDPIIYDEAASLIEEHHTAGRDVVIVSTSGAEVVEPIGELLGADRVVATRMIVGEDGCFTGEVEYYAYGPTKAEAVRDLAASEGYDLERCYAYSDSATDLPMLQAVGHPHAVNPDRALRREALARAWPVLEFRRPVPLKKRLPALSVPPRPALVAAAAVGAAAATAGLVWYASRRRSTA encoded by the coding sequence ATGCTCGGGGACGTGGAAAACCACTCCTTGCCCCGCGCAGCGGCCTTCTTTGACCTGGACAAGACGGTCATTGCGAAGTCGAGCACGCTCACCTTCAGCAAGTCCTTCTACCAAGGCGGGCTGATCAACCGCAGGGCCGCGCTGCGTACCGCATACGCCCAGTTCGTCTTCCTGGCCGGCGGCCTCGATCACGACCAGATGGAGCGCATGCGCGAGTATCTGTCCGCCCTGTGCCGCGGCTGGAACGTACAGCAGGTGCGGGAGATCGTCGCCGAGACCCTGCACGACCTGATCGACCCGATCATCTACGACGAGGCCGCCTCCCTCATCGAGGAGCACCACACGGCCGGGCGGGACGTGGTGATCGTGTCGACCTCGGGCGCCGAGGTGGTCGAGCCGATCGGCGAACTGCTGGGCGCGGACCGGGTGGTGGCCACGCGCATGATCGTCGGCGAGGACGGCTGCTTCACCGGGGAGGTGGAGTACTACGCCTACGGCCCGACCAAGGCCGAGGCGGTCCGCGACCTGGCCGCGTCCGAGGGCTACGACCTCGAGCGCTGCTACGCCTACAGCGACTCGGCGACCGATCTGCCGATGCTCCAGGCGGTCGGGCACCCGCACGCGGTCAATCCGGACCGGGCGCTGCGCCGTGAGGCACTCGCGCGCGCGTGGCCGGTTCTGGAGTTCCGCCGGCCGGTCCCGCTCAAGAAGCGGCTGCCCGCGCTCTCCGTCCCGCCCCGCCCCGCACTGGTCGCGGCGGCGGCCGTAGGGGCGGCGGCGGCCACCGCCGGCCTCGTCTGGTACGCCAGCCGGCGCCGGAGCACGGCCTGA